The Cucurbita pepo subsp. pepo cultivar mu-cu-16 chromosome LG05, ASM280686v2, whole genome shotgun sequence nucleotide sequence GAAGACGAAAGCCCCAGCACCGCCGCCGACAAATGGAATctccggcggcggcggcgattCGCGGCCGATGGATTGGGAAATGAGACCCGGTGGAATGCTGGTTCAGAAGCGAACCGACGCGGAGAAAAACTCGGTTTCGGCTCCGGTTGTACGAGTCCGGGTCAAGTACGGCTCCGTCTACCATGAAATCTCCATTAGCTCTCAAGCTTCTTTTGGTAAATTTCCACTCACTCATTAAATCCTACGCTTTTCTTAATTTAgggatttaatttttttaaattaagtattgttattttattatctacttttaaattatttttttaatttaagtaaaaaattaaaacttcaaaataataataataataataataataataaattttaagatttttttttttgaaatttggtaaATAATTCTgtctttttatattaaaaaagtaaaattgtgGGTTTAAATCAGTCTGGTCTAACTGATTGAGATAACATATTGACGGTAGAGGGGAACgaagatgttttaaaattgtgagactgacaccgatacgtaatgggtcaaagctaacaatatttactaacggtgggtttggacaattacaatggtattagagccagacatcgggcggtggtgtcagcgaggacgctaggtctccaagggggtggattgtgagatctcacattggttggggaggggaactaagcattccttacaagggtgtgaaaacctctccctagtagacatgttttaaaatcatgaggctgatgacgatacgtaacgagttagagtagacaatatctattaacgaCGGGCTTAGttagttacaaatggtatcaagtTAGACACTGAGAACGTTGGCCCCTAATaagagtgaattgtgagatcccacgttgattggagatgagaaGAAAGCTAGCCGTTTTCGGTCCATATTAATATCTTAGTTATGTGGTGGGTGTGCGTTTGTGTTGGGTAGGTGAGTTGAAGAAAAAGCTGGTGGGTCCGACAGGGCTGCACCACCAGGACCAGAAACTGTTGtacaaagagaaagagagggacTCGAAGGCATTTCTTGACGTTTGTGGCGTCAAAGATGGGTCCAAAATATTGCTTGTGGAAGACCCAATTAGCCAAGAGAAGAGACTGCTAGAACTCAGAAAAAACGCCAAAATTCAAAAGGCTTCCAATTCCATTTCCCAAATCAGCTTGGATGTTGATAGACTCGCTGGCCAGGTATCTTTTTTCTTACTCCAATCTCGTCATCTCGACCTCGTCTTTAATCGTTCTTCGTATATCGTGTAGGTTTCGGCCCTTGAATCCGTCATCGGCAAAGGCGGGAAAGTTGCTGAGAAAACCGTGTTGAGTTTGATTGAGTTGTTAATGGATCAGTTGATCAAGTTGGATGGTATTGTCGGGGATGGAGATGTGAAGTTACAGAGAAAAATGCAGGTAAATTctcgttttcgttttctcgagaaacaaacaaaatcctAGTTAGTTAGCTAACACCTTGAAAATCGATGGTTTTGAAGGTGAGAAGAGTGCAGAAGTACGTTGAAACATTAGATATACTAAAGATCAAGAACGAAAAGCAAACCCCAGTTCAAGTTCAGCCTCGAAACTCCGATGGGTTGAAACAATTGCAACCCTCGACGGAGAATTCGTCGTCATCGGTGCATGAAAGGAAATCGACATCGGAAACAGTAGTTACGACGAGATGGGAGATATTCGACGCGATGCCACCATTGGTACCGACGTCTTCTTCAACTGCAATCTCGGCAgccaacaacaacaatcatGTTCATCCCAAGTTCAATTGGGAAttttttgattgaaaaaatttcaaaagaattttattGTGTATTAATATGGTCTGATGTGTGATTGAGAACaaatggtttgattttttttttttttttaaattcttttgtgtatttaattttgcttAGGACAATACAATTTGTCATTAAGTTCAATAATGAATACTAAAATaaaccatttataataataataataataataataaaagaatcatATTTACGACCATATATTAGTTAATATACATTCTCTTTGACAAAATTAAGGTTATCCTGTAAAAATAGTCGAGATGTACGTAAGTTGACCTAGAAACTCGAAGATGGTATAAAAagagccttttttttttttattattatagttATTATAGTCAAGATGCATGTAAGTTGACTTAGAAGCTCAAAGATGGTATGAAAAAATGtcctttttattataattattatatattcgATTTGACAAAACTAAGAAGACTGCCGTGTAAAAATGGTCGAGATGTATGTAAGTTGACCCAGAAAGTCATTACAAGGTTTACTATGACCTAGATTCGTTTTCGTTCGTTTTTTAGCTAAAATCGGACCAAGAGGGAGTTAAATTGGATCGAGAAGGGTTTATAAATGGTTAGTAAAGTTTCACTCCAAGAACCAGATGGTAACTTTACGTGTGTAAT carries:
- the LOC111796136 gene encoding BAG family molecular chaperone regulator 2-like; the encoded protein is MLRTKTKAPAPPPTNGISGGGGDSRPMDWEMRPGGMLVQKRTDAEKNSVSAPVVRVRVKYGSVYHEISISSQASFGELKKKLVGPTGLHHQDQKLLYKEKERDSKAFLDVCGVKDGSKILLVEDPISQEKRLLELRKNAKIQKASNSISQISLDVDRLAGQVSALESVIGKGGKVAEKTVLSLIELLMDQLIKLDGIVGDGDVKLQRKMQVRRVQKYVETLDILKIKNEKQTPVQVQPRNSDGLKQLQPSTENSSSSVHERKSTSETVVTTRWEIFDAMPPLVPTSSSTAISAANNNNHVHPKFNWEFFD